CCATATTTTCTCACGTGTGTGGATGCATTGTCACGGGTCACGAGGCCCTCGAATGATTGGGCCAGAGTGGACGATAAAGCTACCCCGATGCTACATTTTATCAAACTACAATCTGGCGGCCACTTGAGTTCTATTCCGAGTGGCTCTATAAAACGGAAGGCGCCGGTCCAAGCATCCGGCAAAATTGATTGAGCCGGAAAACTCGCCTCGACCACCGCGTGCGGTTCTAGGACCCGTGTCACAGGAGCAACAGCATGGAGGAATCCTGTAAGTATTGCCTGCGCCATAGGAAAGGTGATCGCCACTGCAACTGTGCCCTGGAAATCTTCTACAGATCTACATCGGACGATCTGCGTCCTGGCGGTGATCGTGTCGTTTGGCCGAGCGGTGGCATCGTTCGACTGTcaaggtgctgctggtgcctcTACGGTGCCGGCCATTCATGCCCTGCCCAACAGCTGTACGGGCTACGTCACCTGCATCGGGTGGATTCAAGTCGTGGCCCACTGTCCCGAGGGATCGGTGTGGAGTGATCCGGTGAAAAGTTGCGTCAAAATGGCTTCGGCCGAAGTGCAGTGTGCAGGGAACAAGGTGGACCGAGTGAGACGAGATATTGATATTgagacgatgacgacgtgTGCCGAGACCTGTCCACAGTTTTTCGATCCACGCAATCTAGTGCTCATGCCCCACACGATCTGCACCAAGTACAACCTGTGCGTACTGGGCCTGAAGTTGAGTGTCTCGTGTCCGAACGATCTCCGTTTCAATGTGGACAAGTGTGagtgtgattttaaagaaaacgtGAGGTGCAGCGATGATGAAGTTTTGACAACCAGCGAACGTCCCACTCTGTCCACTGGCGGAGCGAGTTCGACGGAAACAGAACAACCCGCAACCGAGGCAACGACTGTTGAGGAATCAACAGCCGAGCCGTCAACCGAAGAACCATCGACTCCTGAGGAATCATCAACTGTTGCGGAATCAACAGCCGAATTATCGACAGAAGGTTTAACCGAAATTGAAGACTCCTCCACCTTGTCGTCAACCGTGGAAGAATCTACAATAGAGTCTTCAACGACAGCTTCTACGAGTACCACCAACGCTCCTGTGTCCGGTGCACAAATCGTAGAAGGAATTAGCAAGGCATTGGACAACATTTCCAACATTTTCGAAAAATTGGCCAATTTGTTTAAGTCATTCACAAACAGTAGTTAACCGGCAAAACATAGCTTCTAAATAGCGTCCCGGAAACGCCGTCTTGTAGAAGCCGAGAAGTGCAGCAGgattgtttaaatatttattactgTAAAATAAGTTGAAATTGAAACGTATTAAAATGGAATGTTCACTGTTTTGAAATTCTCTGTAGCCAAATTCCCAGTGAAATAAGCATGATATTagaattagaaagaaaaaatgcatttcaaacaGCAGTGTTAGGCAACAATGATgtaaagcacacacacgaagtCAGCACACAAATAAGCACTCAGtcgtcaaacaaaaaaaaaaaagcttgAGAGTGGCCAGCGCAAAAGCAATCTCACATTATGGGCCGGAAGAGCGGAAcgaacacacgacacacacgacaaACGGGGACACACACTCGCAACTTACGTCAGCGCCAGAGTCCTTTTtcgaaaaggaaacggaagctTTGGACTGACCACCTCCAGCCAGTGGCGTGGCAGCGATTGGCCgccggaggacgacgatgcgATCGAAGAGCCTCCGTGGCTGCTGTCGTCGTCACTGTTGACCTCGCCGCCACCCTGGCGACAGTTGAGCGAATACAGCGACGCGGTGCGCTTCTCAACCGCATCTACGACATCGCCGCCGGAAGGACTAACGTGGTAGATGTGATAGTCCTTGCTCGTGCAGCTGGAATTGCGTGCATTGcagggtgtgcgtgtgtgtgtttcagtGCAGGTTGTTGCATGAGATTGTGTAATGCGTTATGTTTGGGTCATGAGATGAGATCATGTGTAGCGTGACAAGCGTTCAATTGAGAAGgtaaatataaaagaaaaggTACACATTAGGGAAGCAATCGATCGTATTTTTATGCAAACTAAACCCCAGAATGGCGAACGAAACCTGATGGGAACGGATTGACGCATGAAGCTAATTTCGGTTCAAGTGGCCCCCTTGAAAACCTATGTCTGTTCTGTGTTACGCGATCGCcccacgatcgatcgccaaTCGAGTAGTGTACTTGTCACAATGAGCTACAGAAGGCAGAGTCTTTCAACTGGCAGCAAGAAGGCATAGCCTACTGAGACTTTTGAAAGCCTCCAGGTGCCTCGATGTGGTCGATGCCAACCCCTCGGAGGTCACCGTACCCACCAACAACCCGCACGGGGTGTGTTTGGTTTAGATTTGTTTACCCTTCGAAATATGCTTGGCCTCCGCGGCCCCTGGCCCAAAATACATCTGAAGCCGAGAGAGACATTCCCCGCAGATCAAACTGACCTCGTTAACAACCTTCGCCGGGGCCCCGAAGTGAGTGTTGTATCGAGGGTAAGTATTCGGAAGTGTTTTTCCTGTCTCAACACAATTCGCGCCCGGGTTGCGGTTGCTTCtgtggttgtttgtttggttttgtcgCCTTCTCCGAAAGCATGgcgttggtttgtttgatttgccCACCAATGCCACCAATGCGCGTCTGCCTCATTGGGGTCTGCCTCGAGGCCTGCCTGTCAGACGATCGTCTGGGGGCCCTTTTCTAAACAAACGATTGGATTGGcatcgccggtgccggtgtgtgtggaaatgGAGTAAATTCTCCAGTCGTAACCTCCAACCAGGCGGGCCAGTCCGAACACGTAGTGGGACTTGGGAAACTTTGTCGTGCCCTTTGGATGGTGCGAGGTGCGAAGTCGGGGAAGTCTTTGAAGAGACCGAGACCCGCGTGATGGACCCCACGAATCGACCGCGAAATGGCCCCGCTGAACGGgttggaattggaaaaggaaaaggaagggAAATTTTCCCACCGATCGGATGGTGAGATTTTACGTCGCAGCGCGCCGGAAGTAACGAGACTGCCCAGCCATCAAAAGCCACCAGTGCCAGGCCAGGGTACAAACAACCAATTCCGCTTATCTTTACGGTCAATCGgccgccgatggcggcggccatcgtcatTATCGCGGCGTGCGCGGCGTTTTCACGCGTGATGACCCGCCGCGTCCAAGATGCCGCCGTGGACCCTGGGGCGGATTAAGGCGATCTCAAACCCCGAAGCAGTACGCGGACCGGGATAGCCAATCATTGGTCCCGCGGCTGCAGTGACAGTAAACCGTCGAAGCGCAGCCAGCCGACCGCTGGCTCTAGGTGTTGGGTCGGTTCCTCTAAGCGGAATCGCTCGTCGGCTGCCAAAGTGTCGCGGGGTCGTCTATCGTCGTATGTCAAAACGTGCCCCGGGGCACCTTCGTGGAGCGCAaggcctgcctgcctgccaggaTTCAGAGCTTTCAAGAGGCAGCTGGCCGTAAATCACTACAAATCGGTCACTAATTTGTGTCCGAACGGGCACACCGGCGGTTTTCAAACGTGGCCCGCGGCCACCAAGATTAGTGTGGGTCCCTCGTGACGCGCTGATTGGTCGCCGCGAGGCGTTACCTTGAGCGAGTTTCATCCGTCGGAGGCCGAGGAAGATCCAAACCCGGCGAAGGAACCGGCAGACGGTAGGACGGCTTCATTTTGCGTCTTTACGCGCACCGATCAAAAGAATGGCCAAAGTCTGATAAGCTGCGGTCCTGACGCTAGTCGTCCGTTCCAGCTTGCTATCTGTCGGTCGATTCGGTGCGGACGTCCCCGGGGGGCtgtgccgggccgtgccgttcTGCCTATTATTCTGGTCAATGTCGTTCGGTTTTGCGGTTAACATTCACCGCGGCCACCCGGGGTCCGGGTAACCTACACACATTCTAGAGATTGCAATCGCCGCAGTGAGCTGCGTTCTTCCCCTTGGATTCTTGGCTCGCCCCGACACAGCGTTCTGCCCACCCGAAGGACCAGAAGTCGAGggcagcgagcgagatgaTTTAGGGTCCCCCCTCGTATGGTTCGCGCCACGCCGCAACCGATCGTGACCGGTTAATGGGATtatgctcctgctgctgcctgcctcaCCACACACATATGGCGGCGAGTTGCCTGCCAGTATATGGCGGTCACGCACATCCCCACACAACAATGTTGCCTTTCTAATGGCTCAAGAATCGGCCCAACCGGTCTACGGGGCTACGGATCTCGATATGGTGCACACACGCTGGAGCGATGAGTTTCCGAAGCCGGCCACATGGTAATTACACGGCGCTTTGGGGTCCCCTCCTCCTTCGATCCGATGCTGGACAACATACCTGTGCGGCGCGGGaagagaagaagcaaaaccgGAACGGTGGGTGAGAAATAATCAATTAgtggtgattgattttttgtggctGTGG
The nucleotide sequence above comes from Anopheles cruzii unplaced genomic scaffold, idAnoCruzAS_RS32_06 scaffold01158_ctg1, whole genome shotgun sequence. Encoded proteins:
- the LOC128276424 gene encoding peritrophin-1-like, producing MEESYLHRTICVLAVIVSFGRAVASFDCQGAAGASTVPAIHALPNSCTGYVTCIGWIQVVAHCPEGSVWSDPVKSCVKMASAEVQCAGNKVDRVRRDIDIETMTTCAETCPQFFDPRNLVLMPHTICTKYNLCVLGLKLSVSCPNDLRFNVDK